One window of the Novipirellula artificiosorum genome contains the following:
- a CDS encoding putative collagen-binding domain-containing protein — protein sequence MGLSHGMGGCGHTYGDHNIWQMWLPTRPPKSIARTPWTEALHHPGSQQMKYFRDLFEARPFWEMRRDKAMTMDSENVHAGWAQDGSFGVVYRPQGQPVTVSLEQISGESINVWWFNPRQNSSQLIGEFKRTKTRRFTPPSAGRNNDWVLVIDNASLSLPRLGFSYQNLIPKVKN from the coding sequence ATGGGGCTCTCCCACGGAATGGGTGGGTGCGGTCATACCTATGGTGATCACAACATCTGGCAGATGTGGTTACCCACGCGACCTCCGAAGTCGATCGCACGCACCCCCTGGACCGAGGCTCTGCATCACCCAGGTTCCCAGCAAATGAAGTACTTTCGCGACCTCTTCGAGGCTCGGCCTTTTTGGGAAATGCGCCGGGACAAGGCGATGACGATGGATTCCGAAAACGTCCATGCAGGGTGGGCTCAAGACGGCTCGTTCGGTGTCGTCTACCGGCCGCAAGGACAACCGGTCACCGTCTCGCTCGAGCAGATTTCCGGAGAATCGATCAATGTTTGGTGGTTCAACCCACGACAGAATTCGAGCCAATTGATCGGAGAGTTCAAGCGAACCAAGACACGAAGGTTCACTCCACCATCGGCAGGACGCAATAACGATTGGGTGCTGGTGATTGACAACGCCAGCCTGAGTTTGCCCAGACTGGGGTTCAGCTACCAAAACCTCATTCCAAAGGTCAAAAACTAG